One genomic window of Camelina sativa cultivar DH55 chromosome 5, Cs, whole genome shotgun sequence includes the following:
- the LOC104788224 gene encoding salutaridine reductase-like: MDHLISPLSPLTNKWWSEGTTAVVTGANKGIGFAVVKRLLELGLTVVLTARNTVNGSQATDSLRRIGFQNVHFCSLDISDPSSIAAFVSWFRRNLGVLDILVNNAGVSFNAVGENSIKQPETIINTNFYGAKLLTEALLPLFRRSESVSRILNISSRLGTLNKLRSPSLRRTLESEDLTDEQIDATVTQFLEDVMNGTWEKQGWPENWPGYAISKMALNAYSRVLARRYDGKRLSVNCFCPGFTRTSMTGGQGTHTADEAAAIVAKLVLLPPEKLSSGKFYICLEEPKKIISKL; this comes from the exons atggaTCATCTgatctctcctctttctccatTAACAAAtaa GTGGTGGTCGGAAGGAACAACAGCTGTCGTGACCGGAGCAAACAAAGGTATAGGTTTTGCGGTGGTGAAAAGGTTACTCGAGCTTGGACTAACTGTTGTATTAACCGCCCGAAACACCGTAAACGGAAGCCAAGCCACCGATTCCCTCCGTCGCATTGGCTTTCAAAACGTTCATTTTTGCTCCCTCGACATCTCCGATCCTTCTTCCATCGCCGCCTTCGTCTCCTGGTTCCGTCGCAACTTGGGAGTACTCGACATTCTg GTGAACAATGCGGGGGTTTCATTTAACGCGGTCGGAGAGAATTCAATCAAACAGCCAGAGACCATTATCAACACCAATTTCTACGGTGCCAAACTTTTAACGGAGGCTCTTTTGCCCTTATTCCGCCGTTCGGAATCCGTTAGCCGCATCCTTAACATCAGTTCAAGGCTTGGCACATTAAAC AAACTGAGAAGTCCTAGTCTAAGACGAACACTAGAAAGTGAAGACCTTACCGACGAACAAATCGATGCTACTGTGACCCAATTTCTAGAGGATGTGATGAACGGGACGTGGGAAAAGCAAGGATGGCCGGAGAATTGGCCAGGTTACGCCATATCAAAGATGGCCTTAAACGCTTACTCTAGGGTTTTGGCTCGACGTTACGACGGAAAAAGACTAAGTGTGAATTGTTTTTGCCCTGGTTTCACTCGTACGTCTATGACCGGTGGTCAGGGGACTCACACGGCAGATGAGGCTGCTGCCATTGTAGCCAAGTTGGTGTTGCTTCCTCCTGAGAAGCTGTCTTCCGGCAAGTTCTATATTTGCTTAGAGGAGCCTAAGAAAATTATTTCCAAGCTGTGA
- the LOC104788222 gene encoding protein IQ-DOMAIN 14-like, giving the protein MGKKGSWFSAIKRVFTPHSKEKQLSNNNQEPERKSENKEKKKKGFGKKLRNGETNTFLPIFRQPSSIEKILSDAEREHNLVFRPPSPLTDRAKASSASVPSPSFRPASPKLPSQRYVSSPKPVSPRFASSQAPSPKPPSPKPPSPRAASPRVLQRREFVHRPEPTLLVRNATATKIQAAFRGYMARRSFRALKGLVRLQGVVRGHSVKRQTMNAMKYMQLLVRVQTQVQSRRIQMLENRARNDKDDTKLVSSLMSEDWDDSVLTKEERDARLHRKIDAMIKRERSMAYAYSHQLWKNSPKSAQDIRTSGFPLWWNWVDRQKNQSQPFRLTPTRPSPSPQPQTSNQNHFRLNNSFDISTPNSSKSTYVTPSRPIHTPQPYSSSVSRYSRGGGRATQDSPYKDDDSLTSCPPFSAPSYMAPTVSAKAKLRANSNPKERMDRTPVSTNEKRRSSFPLGSFKWNKGSLFMSSNSNNNNKGPGSSSSSAVVLEKHKTLKSVGNLSIDSTVSMPATVGRRAFNRFA; this is encoded by the exons ATGGGGAAGAAAGGAAGTTGGTTTTCTGCAATCAAAAGGGTTTTCACACCACATTCCAAAGAGAAACAGCTAAGCAACAACAAC CAAGAACCagagagaaagagtgaaaacaaagaaaagaagaagaaaggtttcGGAAAGAAGCTAAGGAATGGAGAAACCAATACATTTCTTCCCATTTTTAGACAGCCTAGTAGTATCGAAAAGATCTTGTCTGATGCCGAACGAGAGCACAACCTTGTCTTTAGGCCACCATCTCCCCTCACGGATCGAGCAAAGGCCTCATCTGCCTCTGTTCCATCTCCTTCTTTTAGGCCTGCTTCTCCTAAACTGCCTTCTCAGAGATATGTCTCTTCTCCTAAACCAGTTTCGCCAAGATTTGCTTCCTCTCAAGCCCCTTCTCCGAAGCCCCCTTCTCCAAAGCCTCCTTCCCCAAGAGCCGCTTCGCCTAGGGTTTTGCAGCGACGTGAGTTTGTGCATAGACCAGAGCCAACTCTACTGGTCAGAAATGCTACTGCAACAAAGATTCAAGCAGCTTTCAGAGGTTACATG gcAAGGAGGAGTTTCAGAGCTTTGAAAGGTCTTGTTAGGCTTCAAGGAGTGGTGAGAGGACACAGCGTGAAGCGTCAAACGATGAATGCTATGAAGTATATGCAGCTTTTAGTCCGAGTCCAAACACAAGTTCAGTCACGTCGCATCCAAATGCTGGAAAACAGAGCTAGGAATGATAAAGATGACACCAAATTAGTCTCTAGCCTTATG TCTGAGGATTGGGACGATAGCGTgctgacaaaagaagaaagagatgcgAGGCTACATAGGAAGATTGATGCAATGATCAAAAGAGAACGGTCCATGGCCTATGCTTATTCTCACCAG TTATGGAAAAATAGTCCAAAGTCTGCTCAGGACATTCGAACAAGTGGGTTCCCACTTTGGTGGAACTGGGTGGATCGGCAGAAGAACCAAAGCCAACCATTCAGGCTAACACCAACACGGCCGAGCCCAAGCCCTCAGCCTCAAACTAGCAACCAAAACCATTTCAGGCTCAACAACAGTTTCGACATCTCCACACCCAACTCATCAAAATCCACATATGTTACTCCATCTAGACCCATTCATACTCCGCAACCATACAGTAGCAGCGTATCAAGATACTCACGAGGTGGAGGAAGAGCTACACAAGATTCTCCTTATAAAGATGATGATAGCCTCACAAGCTGCCCTCCGTTCTCAGCTCCAAGCTACATGGCTCCAACAGTCTCAGCTAAAGCAAAACTGAGAGCAAACAGCAATCCAAAAGAGAGAATGGACCGTACACCGGTAAGCACAAACGAGAAGAGACGGAGTTCGTTCCCTCTTGGTTCGTTTAAATGGAACAAAGGGTCATTGTTCATGAGCAGCaacagtaacaacaacaacaagggtCCAGGTTCTTCATCTTCTAGTGCTGTGGTGCTTGAGAAGCATAAAACCCTCAAATCCGTAGGAAATTTGAGTATTGATTCTACTGTTTCGATGCCTGCAACAGTTGGGAGGAGGGCTTTTAACAGATTTGCgtga
- the LOC104789789 gene encoding uncharacterized protein LOC104789789, with protein MTKEIYQMIADTNRRVDAVVTQATPSQISAGQSPALTLGGLTRRLDFSDGQFEQRNPPPQTTSSIRPTNPNLRIHESSTAPVTRLANSGPCFELEEIRSQISGMNTLLHRAISTAPEIDRIVEVTRQSPFTQRIARAAIPNVKLKLPIYQGDKDPVQFMTSFMATMSKARFTDEQRDAGCCQLFVDSLSGAALVWFTRLEPNSIDNFDDLSKAFLKNYRILIEPGVTSSDLWEMAQERGEPIASFLNRFKEKLTKVNVPEDAAMAAFRKGLIPGSPLRKDLNIREPKDLDDALHRASRFALDEEEEARIAAKTNDEQPSHPAKAKNRVEHHEPRKHHEPQDRKKGVIHAVSEVDDQDKQPSDPKELYCDFHMYPGHSTQECVHLKNYLYAKYLSGEVEATYQPKSARGGRGRRGGWRGGRSNRGRGAGGGRGYDGPPNAAQQLVNQAPVNHQEEAPQADELPGPPKRQRGQNPERANSPPRGRITMILGPPEDCADSVRALKKRARQVCALQTAPSEPSLCKDPISFTSDDAKGIRHPHSDPLDIKVSMGDFDVERVLIDTGSTVNVLCWQTLEKMGVTPDQLKPETRTLTGYDGVAKMSMGDVKLQVRAGGVTRKTKFAVVDTPPIYNAILGVPWIYAMQAVPSTYHLCLKFPTPTGICTLYGDQRVARVCSVIEKKQRKTETA; from the coding sequence ATGACGAAagagatctaccagatgatcGCGGACACCAACCGCAGAGTTGACGCCGTTGTAACCCAAGCAACCCCGTCACAAATCTCTGCCGGACAATCGCCAGCACTCACTTTGGGCGGACTCACTCGTCGTCTCGACTTTTCTGACGGACAATTCGAGCAGAGGAATCCTCCCCCTCAAACAACGTCGAGCATTCGACCGACAAATCCGAATTTACGGATACACGAGAGCTCGACCGCCCCGGTCACCCGCCTTGCGAACTCCGGACCTTGCTTCGAACTCGAAGAAATCAGGTCGCAGATTAGCGGCATGAACACGCTCCTCCATCGAGCTATCAGCACGGCTCCCGAGATCGATAGGATTGTCGAAGTAACTCGGCAATCACCCTTCACTCAACGGATAGCGCGGGCCGCCATACCGAACGTCAAACTGAAGCTTCCAATCTACCAAGGAGACAAAGATCCAGTCCAGTTCATGACATCCTTCATGGCGACCATGTCAAAAGCGCGATTCACCGACGAACAGAGGGACGCCGGTTGCTGTCAGCTATTCGTGGATAGCCTTTCCGGCGCTGCCTTGGTATGGTTCACAAGGCTCGAGCCGAACTCGATCGACAACTTCGACGACTTATCTAAGGCCTTCCTCAAGAATTATCGAATCCTCATCGAACCAGGCGTAACAAGTTCAGATCTATGGGAGATGGCCCAGGAACGGGGAGAACCCATCGCCAGTTTCTTGAACAGATTCAAGGAGAAGCTGACAAAGGTCAACGTACCGGAGGATGCAGCAATGGCAGCCTTCAGAAAGGGTTTAATCCCTGGATCACCGTTACGAAAGGACCTTAACATCCGGGAACCCAAGGATCTCGACGATGCGCTACATCGAGCCTCTAGATTCGCGCTcgacgaggaggaagaagccCGAATAGCCGCAAAAACTAATGATGAACAGCCATCACATCCCGCTAAGGCTAAAAACCGGGTCGAACACCACGAACCCCGCAAGCACCACGAACCTCAGGATCGAAAAAAGGGCGTCATCCACGCAGTCTCCGAGGTGGACGATCAGGACAAGCAGCCATCTGACCCGAAGGAACTCTACTGCGATTTTCACATGTACCCCGGTCACTCCACACAAGAGTGCGTCCACCTGAAGAACTACCTGTACGCAAAGTATCTTTCTGGCGAAGTCGAAGCTACTTATCAGCCAAAAAGCGCCCGTGGAGGTAGAGGTCGCCGAGGCGGATGGCGCGGAGGACGATCTAACCGAGGCCGTGGCGCAGGCGGCGGACGGGGTTACGATGGACCACCCAACGCAGCCCAACAGCTGGTCAACCAAGCACCCGTGAATCACCAGGAGGAGGCGCCCCAAGCAGACGAACTGCCTGGCCCTCCCAAACGACAGAGGGGACAAAACCCGGAGCGGGCCAATTCTCCTCCTCGTGGACGAATAACCATGATACTTGGTCCACCAGAGGACTGCGCAGACTCTGTTCGCGCACTAAAAAAGAGGGCACGACAAGTTTGCGCCCTTCAAACTGCTCCGAGCGAGCCTTCACTCTGCAAGGACCCGATATCATTCACTTCGGATGACGCCAAAGGGATCCGACACCCCCATTCAGACCCTTTGGATATCAAAGTCTCGATGGGCGACTTCGACGTCGAACGAGTCCTGATCGATACTGGGAGCACCGTCAATGTACTCTGCTGGCAGACGCTGGAGAAAATGGGCGTCACACCAGACCAACTAAAACCCGAAACTCGAACACTAACGGGCTATGATGGGGTCGCTAAGATGTCGATGGGAGACGTAAAACTACAAGTACGAGCTGGCGGAGTGACCCGGAAGACTAAGTTTGCAGTCGTTGATACACCACCAATCTACAACGCTATTTTGGGGGTACCATGGATATATGCGATGCAAGCCGTACCGTCGACctatcacctctgcctcaaattcccaACTCCTACAGGAATTTGCACGCTTTACGGCGACCAGAGGGTGGCCAGAGTCTGCTCTGTTATCGAAAAAAAGCAGAGGAAGACGGAGAccgcatag